Proteins from a genomic interval of Niabella soli DSM 19437:
- a CDS encoding AsmA family protein, with protein MDKEIILGNLKFKRKRYHTWLMALGIFATVLLAFNFWFIEHAEDVIEQIVEQQSKGKLRLKVEKFKFNWIKNKLEFNKAVFYSTDSSTGIVYNVNIKRITVKAKGFLPLLFSKQILIDSIHLFSPSVTLTKLQHRIKTARQKGSADSTIEEHFTVSKEMGRIAKSINDAINVLKINRFLLDDGALSLIDNTRPNETPFVLNKIHIRLDGLRVDSTTAGAHKKKQGKILFTDDIAIQTHDQNLTLPGNRHTISFKNFKITLQDKRVEFDSCSIRGIKGDSSKTAFKVYFDSLRLTNINFDTLFYSEVIKADSAFAANPKIYLDIDADQKTVKHTKRIQRIDDLIQQLVGDIMLKYVVVQNGYLNINTIRKGKANTFTSNDNDFELQGFQVRQNYERPVKVDKFIMTLHNYQTSLQNGRYATSFDSIQFLNDAIYLTKFRLREFKNGQTINDLSMPQFELKGLSWESLIYDNKFNASSAVFINPDIVYAVPHRKDGSRKSIFQTLSDVGKVMNLDALNIRNGNILLNFHSGATLKLNNASLSVIPDKLTASKEVKNIQNSVRSFTFSKALFKKNDVTAELSDVKMDNTNGIRAATLNLKGPRLDAAARTLVIHDLILDSIKRSLLLSGVSWANASINYHKALQPHPEKKAPPLFLRIQDLDAKNTTLHIYEGDKEITAVLGAVAAEKIYKRKEAGLLIERLSFSGKDFLMTAPDTRLSIEGMTIHDKERGNFKNFFYQKISGPDSVRIRIPEIAVVPDISRIMDGDLTLNKLRLSDPGITAFFSRKDSSSQQQKKKSRVLTLGDALLERPKVAIRFVNKKNETNTVKWDGSAANSFLHLLNFKSTPEQVLNVDRVQAYLTGFEFINNSNGKRYATDSNKLDIQLNNLRAERSSGNNQINWNTLLSIHSMNPLVFDSLGKNNSILKLDSGAIGNIYLSSKTINNAGEILKASTGLTMSNTSGIFITPKNRLQWHKLNLKNGFFKADSLDLRPNQDLAAYLRKKAFPGDYLSLKTGTITGGPINTSIYGTDSILMIGGIKVDEARLLSVKDKTQPDAPKYKRLPTDLILSVPVKLAIDSVQLSNTYVEYREVNAKTGRMGIIPVEHLDAGFYHIKNYDLRPHDSLLIYASADVLGTLNTRLQVQESYTNAFSPFLMQLHTGPMQLDQWNSVLLPLAGAGVSGGYLDSLNLTAKGNNNFAQGTMRMYYRGLGMRLMNSNDPAQQRLKNKIISWVANTFILRRNNAGKSSPVFFERLKDKSPINFLIKTTLSGIKSGVGIPGVKKKQRKYFKGAIKNHEGIKAH; from the coding sequence TTGGATAAAGAAATCATCTTAGGAAATTTAAAATTTAAAAGGAAGCGGTATCACACCTGGTTGATGGCCCTGGGCATTTTTGCAACCGTCCTTCTTGCTTTTAATTTCTGGTTTATCGAACATGCCGAAGATGTAATTGAACAGATCGTAGAGCAGCAGTCGAAAGGAAAACTGCGGCTCAAAGTTGAAAAATTCAAATTCAACTGGATTAAAAACAAACTTGAATTCAATAAAGCCGTTTTCTACTCAACAGACAGTTCGACCGGCATTGTTTATAACGTCAATATAAAACGGATTACGGTAAAGGCAAAGGGATTTTTACCCTTGTTGTTCAGTAAACAGATCCTGATTGATTCTATACACCTGTTTTCCCCTTCTGTAACCCTTACCAAATTACAACACCGCATAAAAACAGCGAGACAAAAAGGGTCTGCCGATTCCACTATAGAAGAGCACTTTACTGTTTCAAAGGAAATGGGACGCATCGCAAAGTCAATCAATGATGCGATCAATGTATTAAAGATAAACCGCTTCCTCCTGGACGACGGCGCCCTGTCGCTTATCGATAACACCCGGCCGAACGAAACCCCCTTCGTTCTGAATAAGATCCATATCCGGCTGGATGGCCTGCGTGTGGACAGCACCACGGCAGGGGCCCACAAAAAAAAGCAGGGCAAGATCCTGTTCACGGATGATATCGCTATTCAAACACATGACCAGAACCTCACCCTTCCGGGGAACCGGCATACGATCAGCTTCAAAAACTTTAAAATTACGCTGCAGGACAAACGGGTGGAATTTGATAGCTGCTCCATACGCGGCATCAAGGGTGATAGTTCCAAAACGGCTTTTAAGGTTTACTTTGACAGCCTGCGTCTTACCAATATCAATTTTGATACCCTGTTCTATTCCGAGGTAATAAAAGCCGACTCTGCATTTGCGGCTAATCCAAAAATCTACCTGGATATTGATGCCGACCAGAAAACGGTAAAACATACCAAACGTATTCAGCGGATCGATGACCTGATCCAGCAGCTCGTGGGGGACATTATGCTTAAGTATGTGGTGGTTCAAAATGGATACCTGAACATCAATACGATCCGGAAAGGAAAGGCCAACACTTTTACTTCGAATGACAATGATTTCGAACTGCAGGGGTTCCAGGTGCGCCAGAACTATGAGCGACCCGTAAAGGTGGACAAATTTATAATGACCCTGCACAATTATCAAACCTCCCTGCAAAACGGGCGTTATGCCACATCGTTTGACAGCATACAGTTTCTTAACGATGCTATTTATCTTACAAAATTCCGGTTACGGGAGTTTAAGAATGGCCAAACGATCAACGATCTCAGCATGCCGCAATTTGAGCTAAAAGGGCTCTCCTGGGAATCGCTCATTTATGATAATAAATTCAATGCCAGCAGCGCTGTATTTATTAATCCGGATATAGTTTATGCCGTTCCGCACCGCAAGGATGGCAGCAGAAAAAGTATCTTCCAAACCTTAAGCGATGTGGGAAAAGTAATGAACCTTGATGCCCTGAATATCCGGAACGGCAATATATTATTGAATTTTCACAGCGGCGCCACACTCAAATTAAATAATGCCAGCCTTTCTGTCATTCCGGATAAACTCACCGCTTCCAAAGAAGTAAAAAACATCCAGAACTCCGTGCGCAGCTTTACCTTTTCAAAAGCGCTGTTCAAAAAGAACGATGTAACCGCCGAACTGAGCGATGTAAAAATGGATAACACCAATGGCATACGGGCGGCGACGCTTAATTTAAAAGGCCCCCGGCTGGATGCCGCAGCCCGCACCCTTGTGATCCATGATCTGATCCTGGACAGCATTAAACGAAGCTTGCTTTTGTCGGGTGTAAGCTGGGCAAATGCTTCGATCAACTACCATAAGGCGCTTCAACCTCATCCTGAAAAAAAAGCCCCCCCACTTTTTTTGCGCATTCAAGATCTTGATGCAAAAAATACAACCCTGCATATCTATGAAGGCGATAAAGAAATAACAGCGGTTTTAGGCGCCGTAGCTGCAGAAAAGATCTATAAAAGAAAAGAAGCGGGGCTATTAATAGAAAGGCTTTCCTTTTCCGGAAAAGATTTTTTAATGACCGCACCCGACACCCGCTTGTCCATAGAAGGAATGACGATCCATGATAAAGAGCGTGGCAATTTCAAAAATTTTTTCTATCAGAAAATATCCGGACCCGATTCGGTCCGGATAAGGATACCTGAAATTGCGGTCGTCCCGGATATCAGCCGCATCATGGATGGCGACCTTACCCTAAACAAATTAAGGCTTTCCGACCCAGGCATAACGGCCTTTTTCAGCAGGAAAGACTCTTCTTCACAACAACAGAAAAAAAAATCAAGGGTACTTACCCTTGGAGATGCCCTGTTGGAACGCCCCAAAGTAGCGATCCGGTTTGTGAATAAAAAGAATGAAACCAATACGGTTAAATGGGATGGTTCGGCCGCAAATAGTTTTTTACACCTTCTCAATTTTAAGTCCACTCCTGAGCAAGTTTTAAATGTAGACCGGGTACAGGCATACCTCACCGGCTTTGAGTTTATCAATAACAGCAACGGGAAACGATATGCAACAGATTCCAATAAGCTGGATATACAGCTAAACAATCTTCGGGCTGAAAGAAGCAGCGGTAACAATCAAATAAACTGGAACACCTTGCTAAGTATTCACAGCATGAACCCTCTTGTATTTGACAGCCTGGGGAAGAACAATTCCATACTGAAACTGGATTCTGGCGCGATAGGCAATATCTATCTAAGTTCAAAAACCATAAACAATGCAGGCGAAATCCTGAAAGCCAGCACCGGGTTAACCATGAGCAACACTTCAGGAATCTTTATAACACCTAAAAACAGGTTGCAATGGCATAAGCTGAATTTAAAAAATGGCTTTTTTAAGGCGGACTCGCTTGACCTGCGTCCGAACCAGGACCTTGCTGCTTACCTGAGGAAAAAAGCTTTCCCTGGCGATTATCTCAGTTTAAAAACCGGCACTATTACAGGCGGACCCATCAACACCTCAATTTATGGCACGGACAGCATCCTGATGATCGGAGGCATAAAGGTTGACGAGGCCCGGCTGCTATCCGTCAAAGATAAAACACAGCCCGACGCTCCGAAATACAAACGGCTGCCAACTGATCTCATCCTTTCAGTGCCTGTAAAACTGGCGATCGATTCGGTACAGCTTTCCAATACATATGTAGAATACCGGGAAGTGAATGCCAAAACAGGAAGAATGGGTATCATTCCGGTTGAGCATCTTGACGCCGGTTTTTACCATATCAAAAATTATGATCTCCGGCCGCATGACAGCCTGCTCATTTATGCCAGCGCAGATGTTTTGGGCACGCTAAACACAAGACTGCAGGTGCAGGAATCTTATACCAATGCCTTTAGTCCCTTTCTGATGCAATTGCATACCGGCCCGATGCAGTTGGATCAGTGGAACTCGGTGTTACTTCCCCTGGCAGGCGCCGGGGTTTCAGGCGGATACCTGGATAGTCTTAACCTAACAGCCAAAGGCAACAACAATTTCGCACAGGGAACGATGCGAATGTACTACCGGGGGCTGGGGATGCGGCTCATGAACAGCAACGACCCTGCTCAGCAGCGTTTAAAGAATAAGATCATTAGCTGGGTGGCGAACACCTTCATATTGCGAAGGAATAACGCGGGGAAAAGCTCTCCTGTTTTCTTTGAACGTTTAAAGGATAAATCGCCGATTAACTTTTTGATCAAAACAACATTGAGCGGGATCAAATCCGGAGTTGGGATACCGGGGGTAAAAAAGAAGCAACGGAAGTATTTTAAAGGGGCAATAAAAAACCATGAGGGGATTAAGGCGCATTAA
- the metG gene encoding methionine--tRNA ligase, with the protein MKDFKRTLITAALPYANGPIHIGHLAGCYIPADIYARYLRAQKKDVKFVGGSDEHGVPITIRAMKEGVTPQDIVDKYHAQIKESMAQMGISFDIYARTSDKIHHETAAAFFKELYDKGLFEERETEQFYDEKTNTFLADRYITGTCPVCGNPNAYGDQCEKCGSSLSPEQLINPRSTLSDAVPIKKTTKHWYFPLQNYEPWLKQWILEDHKEWKANVYGQCKSWLDNGLQPRAMTRDSNWGIKVPLPDAEGKVLYVWFDAPIGYISATKELTENWADYWCKEDTRLIHFIGKDNIVFHCIIFPSMLKAHGNFVLPDNVPANEFLNIEGQKVSTSRNWAVWVHEYVKDFPGCEDALRYVLCSNAPETKDNDFTWKDFQDRNNNELVSIFGNFVNRTFVLMHKLCGGKVPPLHAATLDDTDKAIISDIQQSVARVQTALDNFRFRDALFEVIDLARKGNKYMQEKEPWIVAKHLTADNPERERNQQKIDNCLHLCLQLTANLAILINPFLPTAAGKMLYMMKVVERMLDWENAGKINLLSVGYTLRAPELLFRKIEDAEIAAQLEKLKAGSEQQPEPVASIKPEATDGKRQTAVPIATGIKPEIVFDDFSKIDLRTGTILSAEKVAKADKLLKLEIDLGFEKRVIVSGIAQHFSPEALPGKKVVVVANLAPRKMRGIESNGMILMAEDAAGKLVFVAAGDEAPDGAAIS; encoded by the coding sequence ATGAAAGATTTCAAAAGAACATTAATTACCGCCGCTTTACCTTATGCCAACGGACCGATCCATATCGGGCACCTGGCGGGATGTTATATTCCGGCGGATATATATGCCCGGTACTTAAGGGCGCAAAAAAAGGATGTAAAATTTGTGGGTGGCAGCGATGAACATGGCGTTCCGATCACCATCCGGGCAATGAAGGAAGGCGTTACCCCACAGGATATTGTGGATAAATACCACGCACAGATCAAAGAAAGTATGGCACAGATGGGCATTTCCTTTGATATTTATGCCCGTACTTCCGACAAGATCCATCATGAAACAGCCGCTGCTTTTTTTAAAGAACTATATGATAAGGGGCTTTTTGAAGAGCGCGAAACCGAACAGTTTTATGATGAAAAGACTAACACCTTTTTGGCAGACCGCTATATCACTGGTACCTGCCCGGTATGTGGTAATCCCAATGCCTATGGTGATCAATGCGAAAAATGCGGCAGTTCTTTATCACCGGAGCAACTGATTAACCCGCGCAGCACCCTGAGCGATGCAGTTCCCATAAAAAAAACAACCAAACACTGGTATTTCCCCCTGCAAAACTATGAGCCCTGGCTGAAACAATGGATACTGGAAGACCATAAAGAATGGAAAGCCAATGTATACGGCCAGTGCAAAAGCTGGCTGGACAATGGTTTGCAGCCGCGTGCCATGACGCGCGACAGCAACTGGGGCATTAAAGTGCCTTTGCCGGATGCGGAAGGAAAAGTATTGTATGTTTGGTTTGATGCGCCGATCGGTTATATTTCGGCCACAAAAGAACTAACCGAAAACTGGGCAGATTATTGGTGCAAAGAAGATACCCGTCTGATCCATTTTATCGGTAAGGACAATATTGTTTTCCACTGTATCATCTTCCCTTCCATGCTGAAAGCGCATGGCAATTTTGTGCTGCCGGACAACGTGCCTGCCAATGAATTCCTGAACATTGAAGGGCAAAAGGTTTCTACCAGTCGCAATTGGGCGGTATGGGTACACGAGTATGTAAAAGATTTCCCGGGCTGCGAAGATGCGCTACGCTACGTGCTTTGCAGCAATGCCCCTGAAACCAAGGACAATGACTTCACCTGGAAAGATTTCCAGGACCGCAATAACAATGAACTGGTATCGATCTTCGGGAACTTCGTCAACCGCACTTTCGTGCTCATGCACAAACTCTGTGGCGGCAAAGTGCCTCCGTTGCATGCAGCGACGCTGGATGATACGGACAAGGCGATCATCTCGGATATACAACAGTCTGTAGCCCGCGTGCAAACCGCGCTCGACAACTTCCGCTTCCGCGATGCCCTGTTTGAAGTGATCGACCTGGCGCGTAAGGGCAATAAATACATGCAGGAAAAAGAGCCCTGGATCGTGGCGAAACACCTAACGGCGGATAACCCTGAGCGTGAGCGTAACCAGCAAAAAATAGACAACTGTTTGCATCTTTGCTTACAATTGACGGCGAACCTTGCGATCCTTATCAACCCTTTCCTTCCCACCGCTGCAGGAAAAATGCTGTACATGATGAAAGTAGTGGAACGTATGCTGGACTGGGAAAACGCGGGTAAAATCAATTTACTGAGCGTAGGATACACGTTGCGCGCCCCGGAATTATTGTTCCGGAAAATTGAGGACGCGGAGATAGCAGCGCAACTGGAAAAGCTGAAAGCAGGCAGCGAGCAGCAGCCGGAACCGGTTGCATCTATCAAGCCTGAAGCAACAGACGGCAAACGGCAAACGGCAGTCCCGATAGCTACCGGGATCAAACCTGAAATCGTCTTCGATGATTTTTCCAAAATAGACTTGCGCACCGGTACTATTCTCAGCGCAGAAAAAGTAGCAAAAGCGGATAAATTATTAAAACTCGAAATAGATCTCGGCTTCGAAAAAAGAGTGATCGTCTCCGGGATCGCGCAGCATTTTTCGCCGGAAGCATTACCCGGGAAGAAAGTAGTGGTGGTAGCCAACCTGGCTCCGCGGAAAATGCGCGGCATCGAAAGCAATGGTATGATCCTGATGGCAGAAGATGCAGCCGGTAAGCTCGTGTTTGTAGCGGCTGGTGATGAAGCGCCCGACGGAGCAGCGATCAGTTAG
- a CDS encoding type II toxin-antitoxin system RelE/ParE family toxin, whose translation MVTVWSKRAMTELLRAYEYIYQDSPKNAANVCDQLIDLSIALAKHPEIHPPDKYKKNNDGNWRAFEQFKFRVFLSHYEA comes from the coding sequence ATGGTAACCGTTTGGAGCAAGCGGGCCATGACAGAACTTTTAAGAGCTTATGAATACATTTATCAGGATTCTCCGAAAAATGCCGCTAACGTTTGCGATCAATTGATTGATCTCAGTATTGCATTAGCCAAACACCCGGAAATACATCCTCCTGACAAATATAAAAAGAACAATGACGGGAACTGGCGGGCATTTGAACAGTTCAAATTCAGGGTATTCCTATCGCATTATGAAGCATGA
- a CDS encoding S66 peptidase family protein — protein sequence MNRKTFVQSSLAALAAAGLPTAAVKARATKPELPAKLPPFLKPGDMIGITSPAGYILREGILPAATLMQQWGFKIRAGDTIGKRDFTFGGTDAERLNDFQKMLDDPEIKAIMCARGGYGSVRIVDGINWSAFKANPKWIIGFSDITVLHSHINRNFGIATIHSKMCNSFPDVWDTADPLQKDTIESIRKALTGERMQYAAEAFNSLNKPGTATGALVGGNLKTLETLAGSASDINTDDKILFVEDTGEYLYSIDRMFWNLKRTGKLSKLAGLVVGGMKLKQDPLDEQFGRSIYDIVLEKVKEYKYPVCFDFPVGHQIDNYALRCGTPHQLNVTVKSATLNSL from the coding sequence ATGAACCGTAAAACCTTTGTCCAGTCTTCTCTTGCCGCCCTGGCGGCTGCCGGACTGCCCACGGCTGCTGTTAAAGCCAGGGCTACAAAGCCGGAGTTACCTGCAAAACTGCCTCCCTTTTTAAAACCGGGTGATATGATCGGCATTACTTCCCCAGCAGGATATATTCTGCGGGAGGGAATCCTGCCGGCGGCCACCTTAATGCAACAGTGGGGGTTTAAAATAAGAGCCGGCGACACCATCGGGAAACGCGATTTTACTTTTGGCGGAACCGATGCGGAGCGACTGAATGATTTTCAGAAAATGCTGGACGATCCGGAAATAAAGGCCATTATGTGCGCCCGGGGGGGATATGGTTCGGTGCGCATTGTGGATGGTATTAACTGGTCTGCATTTAAAGCGAATCCGAAATGGATCATCGGCTTTAGTGATATTACGGTTCTGCATTCCCATATCAACCGCAATTTCGGGATTGCTACGATTCATTCAAAAATGTGCAACAGTTTTCCCGATGTGTGGGATACTGCAGACCCGTTGCAAAAAGATACGATCGAATCCATACGAAAAGCGCTTACCGGTGAAAGGATGCAATATGCAGCCGAGGCTTTTAACAGTTTGAATAAACCCGGCACCGCAACCGGTGCTTTAGTGGGAGGGAATTTGAAAACGCTTGAAACGCTGGCAGGATCTGCATCTGATATTAATACCGATGATAAGATCCTTTTTGTGGAAGACACAGGCGAATACCTGTATAGTATCGACCGCATGTTCTGGAACCTGAAACGTACCGGGAAATTATCGAAGCTCGCCGGACTGGTGGTGGGGGGCATGAAACTGAAGCAGGATCCGCTGGATGAACAGTTCGGGAGAAGTATTTATGATATTGTACTGGAAAAAGTAAAGGAATATAAATACCCGGTTTGTTTTGATTTTCCCGTGGGGCACCAGATCGATAATTATGCGCTGCGTTGCGGCACGCCTCACCAACTGAATGTGACCGTTAAAAGCGCTACTTTAAACAGTTTATAA